In Homalodisca vitripennis isolate AUS2020 unplaced genomic scaffold, UT_GWSS_2.1 ScUCBcl_30;HRSCAF=681, whole genome shotgun sequence, the following proteins share a genomic window:
- the LOC124370200 gene encoding uncharacterized protein LOC124370200 yields the protein MDTSPTPRHSVVNRDCESNLKRPSPDSMQEEDSKQRRIDQNDEAYATNTPLFLVFKSRDERNPLSKASPFLINKAIVGAGGQPNSIKKLRDGTVLVEAVDSKQSKQLLKMTSFFDQFQVVVQPHGTLNSSKGIVFSRELLECNLDEVKEELKPSFVTDVVRITRMEGTNQIATPGHILTFNLPHPPETIKAGYLVLSVRPYFRNPQRCFRCQKFGHSSKVCQNKELCVQCGKEDHNEKTCNIEPFCVNCKGKHSAASRNCKIYLEEKEVIKIATVNKLSFVDARKEYRRRTAQLPKKDVSYAKAAASTTRDTPSCSHCSSLEAMVEALTQQMANFISLLSANFNPIPQVQQKLLPAKTSDDPRLQSTRAKFLKTPNEKTNVSEKLKPQQQTPAERKALNDKLK from the coding sequence ATGGATACCTCCCCAACTCCAAGGCACAGTGTAGTAAACAGAGATTGCGAAAGTAATCTGAAAAGACCATCACCCGACTCCATGCAAGAAGAGGACAGCAAACAAAGAAGAATTGACCAAAATGACGAGGCCTATGCAACAAACACTCCACTGTTCCTAGTCTTCAAGTCGAGAGATGAAAGAAACCCTCTATCCAAAGCTAGCCCCTTCCTTATTAACAAGGCAATTGTAGGAGCAGGAGGCCAGCCAAACTCCATTAAGAAACTTCGAGATGGAACTGTTCTGGTGGAAGCGGTTGATAGTAAACAATCGAAACAACTACTGAAGATGACCTCATTCTTTGATCAATTTCAAGTAGTAGTTCAACCCCATGGTACCCTGAACTCTTCAAAGGGTATCGTTTTCAGTAGGGAGCTGCTTGAATGCAATCTAGATGAGGTAAAAGAAGAACTCAAACCTAGTTTCGTAACTGATGTCGTCAGAATAACCCGGATGGAAGGAACGAATCAAATCGCAACTCCCGGGCATATCCTAACCTTCAACTTACCCCACCCTCCGGAGACGATTAAGGCAGGATATCTTGTTCTTTCTGTACGTCCGTACTTTCGAAACCCACAGCGATGTTTTCGATGTCAAAAGTTCGGACATTCTAGTAAAGTATGCCAAAACAAAGAACTGTGCGTACAATGCGGTAAGGAAGACCACAACGAAAAGACATGCAACATAGAACCCTTCTGCGTTAACTGCAAAGGAAAACACTCCGCAGCTTCAAGAAATTGTAAGATATACCTAGAAGAAAAGGAGGTAATAAAGATTGCCACAGTTAACAAGCTGTCATTCGTGGATGCTCGCAAAGAGTATAGAAGACGAACAGCTCAACTGCCGAAGAAAGATGTGTCTTACGCAAAAGCTGCTGCCTCGACAACCCGAGATACTCCTTCCTGTTCTCATTGTTCTTCCTTGGAGGCGATGGTTGAAGCCCTGACACAACAAATGGCAAATTTCATTAGTTTACTCTCGGCTAACTTCAATCCAATCCCCCAAGTACAACAGAAGCTACTTCCAGCGAAGACATCTGACGATCCTCGTCTACAGAGCACTAGAGCAAAATTCCTAAAAACACCAAACGAAAAAACTAATGTATCCGAGAAACTAAAGCCTCAACAGCAAACGCCAGCTGAAAGAAAAGCGCTCAACGACAAACTAAAATAG